One stretch of Arachis hypogaea cultivar Tifrunner chromosome 20, arahy.Tifrunner.gnm2.J5K5, whole genome shotgun sequence DNA includes these proteins:
- the LOC112783058 gene encoding transcription initiation factor TFIID subunit 8, which produces MINGGDDTGRSFQQRKLCSGGDDFAKAIAKLVVAQLCEIEGFQSFQHLALDTLSDVAVRYIFNTGKSAHYNANLSGRNECNVFDVILGLEDLGSVQGFVAASDVDHCLAGSGIVREIVDFVYESEQIPFVFAVPKFPVTRERAMSPSFSRIAEDPPGEHIPTWLPAFPDRNGRGMEGNAAKEEHSLLHLQKHLLSNGFEVSTFVDHGDAKAKRIAIESNPFLAAPLWDKEVASVVPPPVKILNDVDSGNPPVVENCVRDECVSVVEAFAPAIEGVKGARCEFREGKMTEIHLNKKHAVSFKIGTRNKLLGRLADLSPE; this is translated from the coding sequence ATGATCAATGGCGGTGACGACACTGGAAGAAGCTTTCAACAGAGGAAGTTGTGTAGCGGCGGCGACGATTTTGCCAAAGCAATCGCCAAACTCGTTGTGGCACAACTCTGCGAGATCGAAGGGTTCCAGAGTTTTCAGCACTTAGCACTTGACACATTATCCGATGTTGCGGTTCGTTACATTTTCAATACAGGAAAATCTGCGCATTACAATGCTAATCTTTCAGGAAGAAATGAATGCAATGTGTTTGATGTGATTCTAGGGTTGGAAGATTTGGGATCAGTTCAAGGCTTTGTGGCTGCTTCTGATGTTGATCATTGCCTTGCAGGTTCCGGAATTGTTCGAGAGATtgttgattttgtttatgaatctGAACAGATTCCGTTTGTTTTCGCCGTTCCGAAGTTTCCGGTGACGAGAGAAAGGGCGATGAGTCCTAGTTTCTCGCGAATTGCGGAAGATCCTCCCGGGGAGCATATTCCGACTTGGTTGCCGGCATTTCCTGATCGGAATGGAAGAGGGATGGAAGGTAATGCTGCGAAGGAGGAGCATTCTCTCCTACATTTGCAGAAGCATCTTTTGTCCAATGGTTTTGAAGTATCTACATTTGTTGATCATGGTGATGCTAAGGCCAAACGAATAGCTATAGAAAGTAATCCGTTTCTTGCTGCGCCTTTATGGGATAAGGAAGTTGCTTCTGTTGTTCCTCCTCCGGTAAAGATACTCAATGATGTGGATTCAGGGAATCCTCCTGTTGTGGAAAATTGTGTTAGAGATGAATGTGTTTCTGTAGTGGAGGCATTTGCTCCGGCAATTGAAGGGGTAAAAGGTGCACGGTGCGAGTTTAGGGAAGGGAAGATGACAGAGATTCATTTGAATAAGAAGCATGCTGTGAGTTTTAAGATTGGGACGAGAAATAAATTGTTGGGAAGGTTGGCGGATTTGAGTCCGGAATGA
- the LOC112783057 gene encoding protein LONGIFOLIA 2 yields MSSKKVFTSMKEENPDLKKQMGCISGFFQLFDHRHWFLTNNNYNNTTPPGETRNEAKELNNKMLNAMANNNVKVARENQQFSTESSGTSNSSSSCSSSMSSLEFNRTILSQIKIQENSNPEAVKQPDTPVHQSLDFHDIVKDSMQREPRGLSVKTAAKEEKKGRILKHIDSPRPLQLPKSVNSRGIVTNEPVHNLAKSWGRPWDLPRRSYDEREMQQLLKHKEIPRLSLDSREGSNKSYSEATRSQNLMKGAERGYESSSTMLRQQQQEPETPKRASSVVAKLMGLEELPDCTQACDTSSQMSCMSDGYNQHQSPISPITRNQCLGTFRRDNALIRNATPDSRFSLEPIPWRQPDASQDPDLQVSKGSETLTTASKPSHSVYGEIEKRIADLQFKNSGKDLRALKQILEAMQRYKDSLDITRDQETNYPSDRVLSESSELQTPRQQTNPTFVTDDISSSPRGRKFPIIIMKPAQISRKSNVATKEMTNGKSGRIKFSTNDPKDGRLLDNIESQTAKGTGPTNPFSQRFHSADKSNMKKTSKLMQASKVPQVINGEDTNNSSHTAETRSPRVQNKFGFEKRSPTNQSSESKSKRRQHKQSSESLSLSSTPKQKVCTLQQRNEGFSKIRCQKRNFKHQVDVISSNVDSNRSMDSHRDIEGTQADHSESNNSISTQQVTHMNQNNATKELSKESAMAMITVTSEQQSPVSVLDLRFYSEDPPSPIKKKTETSKDLDEALATPDNIGHALDLPLSFNNTEANFSNGTSDDDLQTQNLDKVLWENDDNSEKFTNCRERKDSDRKYIAEILLASGLLSSPSLIQAVHSPGHLINPKLFFALELLKTNKLQFNMKHNAGKILRINNLEEMQRKLIFDVVNEILVQKLILESPSTLWCLPNQPAVVDRKLNGRQLLDELCTEIDNLQPKNTNFELVDEVAESTSHLWGDLMHQPTISTECNTEIPNVVLDIERLIFKDLITEVVRGEVANYPGRHCRQLLFPK; encoded by the exons ATGTCTAGTAAGAAGGTTTTTACATCAATGAAGGAAGAGAATCCAGATTTGAAGAAGCAGATGGGGTGCATCAGTGGATTCTTTCAGCTCTTTGATCATCGTCACTGGTTCCTTACAAACAACAACTATAATAATACTACTCCACCTG GTGAAACAAGAAATGAAGCCAAAGAGCTGAATAATAAGATGCTAAATGCAATG GCTAACAATAATGTGAAGGTTGCAAGAGAGAATCAACAATTCTCCACAGAATCATCGGGAACTTCCAACTCATCATCCTCTTGCTCATCTAGCATGTCATCCTTAGAGTTCAACAGAACAATTCTCAGCCAAATCAAGATCCAAGAAAACTCCAATCCAGAAGCAGTAAAGCAACCCGACACCCCAGTTCATCAGTCCCTGGATTTCCACGATATTGTCAAAGACTCAATGCAGAGAGAGCCACGAGGGTTATCAGTCAAAACTGCAgctaaagaggaaaagaagggcCGTATCTTGAAACACATCGACTCTCCCCGGCCTTTGCAGTTGCCTAAATCTGTCAATAGCAGAGGCATTGTCACCAATGAACCCGTCCATAATCTTGCTAAGTCTTGGGGAAGGCCATGGGATTTGCCTCGACGCTCTTATGATGAGAGGGAAATGcaacaattattaaagcacaagGAAATTCCAAGGCTTTCCTTGGACAGCAGAGAAGGATCCAACAAGAGTTATAGCGAAGCAACAAGATCTCAAAATCTCATGAAGGGTGCAGAGAGAGGATATGAGAGTTCGAGCACAATGCTTAGGCAGCAGCAGCAAGAACCGGAAACTCCTAAGAGAGCATCGAGTGTTGTAGCAAAGTTAATGGGACTGGAAGAACTCCCAGATTGCACACAAGCTTGCGATACTTCTTCGCAGATGTCTTGCATGAGTGATGGATATAACCAACACCAAAGTCCAATTTCCCCCATAACAAGAAACCAGTGCTTGGGGACTTTTAGAAGGGACAATGCCTTAATCAGAAATGCGACACCAGATTCACGATTTTCACTTGAACCAATCCCATGGAGGCAACCTGATGCAAGCCAAGATCCTGATTTACAAGTTTCCAAGGGAAGTGAGACTTTGACAACAGCTTCAAAACCCTCCCACTCTGTATATGGTGAAATTGAGAAAAGGATTGCAGATCTTCAGTTTAAAAATTCAGGAAAGGATCTCAGAGCCCTTAAGCAGATTCTGGAAGCAATGCAGAGATACAAAGATTCACTAGATATTACAAGAGACCAGGAAACAAATTACCCTTCTGACAGAGTTCTGAGTGAAAGCTCGGAATTACAGACCCCAAGACAACAGACCAACCCAACATTTGTCACTGATGATATTTCAAGTTCACCCCGGGGTAGAAAGTTTCCAATTATCATCATGAAGCCAGCACAAATCTCAAGGAAATCCAATGTCGCTACCAAAGAAATGACTAATGGCAAATCAGGCCGCATCAAGTTTTCTACCAATGATCCCAAAGATGGAAGATTGCTTGACAATATTGAAAGTCAAACCGCAAAAGGAACCGGTCCAACAAATCCTTTTAGTCAACGCTTCCATTCTGCAGATAAGAGTAATATGAAGAAAACTTCAAAATTAATGCAAGCCTCAAAAGTCCCTCAGGTCATCAATGGAGAGGACACCAATAACTCCAGCCATACAGCAGAGACTAGAAGCCCAAGAGTACAAAATAAGTTTGGTTTTGAGAAGCGTTCACCTACAAACCAATCATCAGAGTCCAAAAGTAAAAGAAGACAACACAAGCAATCATCAGAGTCATTGTCCCTAAGTTCCACCCCTAAGCAAAAAGTTTGTACCTTGCAGCAAAGAAATGAAGGCTTCAGCAAGATCCGGTGTCAAAAGAGGAACTTTAAGCATCAAGTTGATGTTATTTCCTCCAATGTTGACAGCAACAGAAGCATGGATTCTCACCGTGACATAGAGGGCACCCAAGCTGATCATTCTGAAAGCAACAACAGCATTTCCACTCAACAGGTGACTCACATGAATCAAAAT AATGCTACAAAGGAGCTAAGCAAGGAAAGTGCTATGGCCATGATAACAGTTACTTCAGAACAACAAAGTCCAGTTTCTGTTCTTGATCTGCGATTTTACAGTGAAGACCCACCTTCTCCAATTAAAAAGAAGACAGAAACCTCAAAAGATTTAG ATGAAGCTTTAGCCACTCCTGATAACATAGGGCATGCATTGGACCTTCCTCTTTCATTCAATAACACAGAGGCCAACTTCAGCAATGGAACTAGTGATGATGACCTTCAAACTCAGAATTTGGATAAAGTTCTTTGGGAAAATGACGATAATAGCGAGAAATTCACCAATTGCAGAGAGAGAAAAGATTCTGACCGTAAATACATAGCAGAAATATTGCTCGCATCAGGGCTGCTCAGTAGCCCCAGCTTAATCCAGGCAGTTCATTCACCAGGTCACCTGATAAACCCAAAGTTGTTCTTTGCACTTGAACTATTGAAGACAAACAAGCTGCAGTTCAATATGAAGCACAATGCTGGGAAGATTCTTAGGATAAATAATCTTGAAGAAATGCAAAGAAAACTCATATTTGATGTTGTTAATGAGATTCTAGTACAAAAACTAATATTGGAGAGTCCTTCCACACTGTGGTGCCTGCCAAATCAGCCAGCAGTAGTAGATCGCAAACTGAATGGACGGCAACTTCTGGATGAGCTTTGCACAGAAATTGATAATTTACAACCCAAAAACACAAACTTTGAGTTGGTTGATGAGGTTGCAGAATCGACAAGTCACTTATGGGGAGATTTAATGCATCAACCCACAATTTCAACAGAGTGCAACACTGAGATACCAAATGTTGTGTTGGACATTGAACGCTTGATCTTTAAAGATTTGATTACAGAAGTTGTGAGAGGTGAAGTAGCTAACTATCCAGGTAGGCATTGCAGGCAACTGCTGTTTCCGAAGTAG